The sequence GATCTTCTTCAGCCAATTTTTGAAGAGCGATACCCATCTTGTCTTGGTCTGCTTTAGATTTAGGCTCAACCATCAATTGGATAACTGGTTCTGGAACGTTGATTGACTCAAGGATGATTTTAGCTTTTTCATCTGTCAATGAGTCACCAGTTGTTGTATCTTTCAAACCAACGGCAGCTGCGATATCACCTGAGTAAACAGTGTCAATTTCTTGACGGCTGTTAGCGTGCATTTGAAGGATACGTCCGATACGTTCACGTTTACCTTTAGAAGTGTTCAATACGTAAGAACCTGATTGGAGAACACCTGAGTATACACGGAAGAATGTCAAACGACCTACGAATGGGTCAGTCATGATCTTGAAGGCAAGAGCTGCGAATGGCTCATCATCAGATGCTGGGCGAGTTTCTTCTTCATCTGTATCTGGGTTGATACCTTTGATTGCTGGGATGTCAAGTGGGCTTGGAAGGTAGTCGATAACCGCATCAAGCATCAATTGAACACCCTTGTTCTTGAAGGCAGAACCACACAATACTGGGAAGAATTCAACATTGATAGTTGCTTTACGGATAGCAGCTTTCAATTCTTCGTTAGTGATTTCTTCACCTTCAAGATATTTCATCATCAAGTCTTCATCAGTTTCAGCGACTGCTTCAACCAATTTTTCACGGTATTCTTGAGCTTGGTCAAGGTATTCCGCTGGAATATCTTCTTCAAGGATATCTGTACCAAGGTCGTTAGTATAGATTTCAGCTTTCATCTTGATCAAGTCGATGATACCGCGGAAGTCATCTTCAGCACCGATTGGCAATTGGATTGGGTGTGCGTTTGCTTGAAGACGGTCGTGAAGTGTGCTTACTGAGTAAAGGAAGTCAGCACCGATTTTGTCCATTTTGTTGGCAAATACGATACGTGGAACTCCGTACTCAGTTGCTTGACGCCAAACTGTTTCAGTTTGAGGCTCAACACCTGATTGTGAGTCAAGAACAGTAACCGCACCGTCCAATACACGAAGAGAACGTTGTACTTCGATTGTGAAGTCCACGTGTCCTGGTGTGTCGATGATGTTTACGCGGTGGTTGTTCCATTGAGCTGTTGTCGCAGCAGATGTGATAGTGATACCACGTTCTTGCTCTTGCTCCATCCAGTCCATTTGTGACGCACCTTCGTGAGTTTCACCGATTTTGTGGATTTTACCAGTGTAGTAAAGAATACGCTCAGTAGTTGTTGTTTTACCGGCATCGACGTGAGCCATGATACCGATATTACGAGTTTTTTCAAGTGAAAATTCGCGTGCCATGAGGTTTGTTTCTCCTATTTATTTTAATTTCTATTCTATTATAACACGATTTTAATAAAAACGGATAGGCAGGACCTACCCGTTCTCAATGTTTATCTTGTTTTTGTTGGTTTCAACTTACGAGCTGGTAAGTTGAGTTAAACTCGAGCTAAAAGCTCAAGTTAGCTGATTTGAACTCAATTGAACTCGGGCTAAAAGCTCAAGTTAGCTGATTTGAACTCAATTGAACTCGGGCTAAAAGCTCGGAAAATAGATAAGCTTTCCTAGAATCTTTGATTCTGCGTCAAGCTTCCTAATTTTCAGTCGCTTTTTTAACGCCCTTAGTATCTTATTCTTACCAACGGAAGTGTGCGAAGGCACGGTTAGCTTCAGCCATACGGTGAGTGTCTTCACGTTTCTTAACTGCTGCACCTGTGTTGTTCGCAGCATCCAAGATTTCTTTTGCAAGACGGTCTTGCATTGTGTGTTCACCACGAAGGCGAGCGATGGTTACCAACCAACGAAGTCCAAGTGTTGTACGGCGTTCTGGACGAACTTCAACTGGGACTTGGTAGTTAGATCCACCAACACGACGTGCACGTACTTCAAGTACAGGCATGATGTTTTCCATAGCTGTTTCAAATACTTCAAGTGCATCATTGCCAGTAGCTTCTTTGATTTGCTCAAAAGCACCGTAAACGATTGAAGCAGCTGTACCACGTTTACCATCAAGCATAACGCGGTTGATAAGACGAGTAACTAGTTGTGAATTGTAAAGCGGATCTGGCAATACGTCACGTTTTGGAGCTCTATTTTTACGACTCATTTCTCTTTATCCCCTTTCCTTATGCTTTTGGACGTTTAGTACCGTATTTAGAACGGCCTTGTTTACGATCGTTAACACCTGCAGTATCAAGTGCACCACGGACGATATGGTAACGTACCCCTGGAAGGTCTTTTACACGTCCACCACGAAGAAGCACCACGCTGTGCTCTTGCAAGTTGTGTCCGATACCTGGGATGTAGGCAGTAACTTCGATAAGGTTGCTCAAACGTACACGAGCGAATTTACGAAGGGCAGAGTTAGGTTTTTTAGGTGTCATTGTTCCCACACGAGTTGCAACACCACGTTTTTGTGGTGAAGAAACGTTTGTTTGAACTTTTTTATGACTGTTGTAACCAACGTTCAAAGCTGGTGATTTAGATTTTTCTACTTTTGATTTACGCGGTTTGCGAACCAATTGGTTAATTGTAGGCATCTACATTCTCCTGTGTTTTTTATTTTTGGTGATGATACACTTGGTGACAGCTACCATCTGTGTGTACTTTTGCAACATTTGTCAGCACGTCCCTGTACACTTTTGAGAGACCAAAAGTAAAAAGTACCGTCTATTATTGTAACACAATTTTTCCTTCATTGTCAAGATATTTTTCATTTTTATTCTGATCTTTTAACTCTTTGACACTAGCTTTCACCGCTTTTCTAAACCAGAAAAGGAGGCAATTTGCCTCCTCCTTTCTAGTATGGATTTCCTTCGATTCAAGTTATCATTTCGGAATTGTTTAACCCTTCTTATCAAAGCCAACCAGATTCTTTTGCAATGTTGGCTGCCTCTGTTCGATTACCAGCATCTAGTTTCGAAAGAATATTGGTGACATAGTTTCGGACGGTTCCATTTGATAGATAGAGTTGGTCTGCGATTTCTTGGTTAGACAAGCCCTGAGCGATTCCCTTTAAAACAGCGATTTCTTGCTCTGTTAACGGATTGGGGTGCGTCATCACCACTTCCATCAATTCAGGCGAATATTCCTTACGTCCTTCAAGAACAGTGTGCAAGGTTTGCATGAGGTCTGCAATGCTTCTTTCTTTCAAGACATAAGCATCCACTCCAGCCTTGACCGCACGTTCAAAATAGCCAGGGCGTTTGAAGGTCGTCACCACAACCACCTTTGTTTCTGGCTTTTCTGCTCGTATCCACTCCAAGACTTCGAGGCCTGTCTTAACAGGCATTTCTACGTCAAGAATGGCGATATCTACGGGCTCCTTTTCTAAGAGTTGAATTGCTTCTTGGCCATCCTTGGCTTGTAGGACAGAATCTACATCTGGTTGAAAGGTAAGCAACTGGCACATGGCATCTCGCAACATACTTTGATCTTCTGCAACAAGTAGTTTCATCTTAGTTTCTCTCCTTATAAGGTAACCGAACCTGCACTTCAGTCGGATGTTTCTGACTGATCACCTTTACTTCTCCTGAAAAAGGAAGGACACGGTCTCGAACGGTATGGAGCTCATCTCCTTTTAAAGAAGCAAAGCCACATCCATCATCTCTCACTGTTAGAATGAGTTCTTTCTCAGTTCGTTCTAATTTCAAGTAAGCTTTCGATGCTTTGGCATGTTTGATGATATTGGTCACTAGCTCAAGCAAAATCATGGAGGCCGTTGACTCTAATTCCTGAGTTAGGCTAGCTGTATCTAGTTGGTGATTGATTTCCGTTTCAATTCCTGCAATTTCCAGCATTTTTTTAACAGTCGCAAATTCGGAAGCTAGGGTTCTGGTTTTAAGATTTTCGATAATTGTACGAACTTCATTCATGGATTCTTTACTAATCTGATGAATTTCTTTTAACTCTTTTTCCACTTGAGGA comes from Streptococcus oralis and encodes:
- the rpsL gene encoding 30S ribosomal protein S12 — translated: MPTINQLVRKPRKSKVEKSKSPALNVGYNSHKKVQTNVSSPQKRGVATRVGTMTPKKPNSALRKFARVRLSNLIEVTAYIPGIGHNLQEHSVVLLRGGRVKDLPGVRYHIVRGALDTAGVNDRKQGRSKYGTKRPKA
- the rpsG gene encoding 30S ribosomal protein S7, with the protein product MSRKNRAPKRDVLPDPLYNSQLVTRLINRVMLDGKRGTAASIVYGAFEQIKEATGNDALEVFETAMENIMPVLEVRARRVGGSNYQVPVEVRPERRTTLGLRWLVTIARLRGEHTMQDRLAKEILDAANNTGAAVKKREDTHRMAEANRAFAHFRW
- a CDS encoding response regulator transcription factor, whose translation is MKLLVAEDQSMLRDAMCQLLTFQPDVDSVLQAKDGQEAIQLLEKEPVDIAILDVEMPVKTGLEVLEWIRAEKPETKVVVVTTFKRPGYFERAVKAGVDAYVLKERSIADLMQTLHTVLEGRKEYSPELMEVVMTHPNPLTEQEIAVLKGIAQGLSNQEIADQLYLSNGTVRNYVTNILSKLDAGNRTEAANIAKESGWL
- the fusA gene encoding elongation factor G, translating into MAREFSLEKTRNIGIMAHVDAGKTTTTERILYYTGKIHKIGETHEGASQMDWMEQEQERGITITSAATTAQWNNHRVNIIDTPGHVDFTIEVQRSLRVLDGAVTVLDSQSGVEPQTETVWRQATEYGVPRIVFANKMDKIGADFLYSVSTLHDRLQANAHPIQLPIGAEDDFRGIIDLIKMKAEIYTNDLGTDILEEDIPAEYLDQAQEYREKLVEAVAETDEDLMMKYLEGEEITNEELKAAIRKATINVEFFPVLCGSAFKNKGVQLMLDAVIDYLPSPLDIPAIKGINPDTDEEETRPASDDEPFAALAFKIMTDPFVGRLTFFRVYSGVLQSGSYVLNTSKGKRERIGRILQMHANSRQEIDTVYSGDIAAAVGLKDTTTGDSLTDEKAKIILESINVPEPVIQLMVEPKSKADQDKMGIALQKLAEEDPTFRVETNVETGETVISGMGELHLDVLVDRMRREFKVEANVGAPQVSYRETFRASTQARGFFKRQSGGKGQFGDVWIEFTPNEEGKGFEFENAIVGGVVPREFIPAVEKGLVESMANGVLAGYPMVDVKAKLYDGSYHDVDSSETAFKIAASLALKEAAKSAQPAILEPMMLVTITVPEENLGDVMGHVTARRGRVDGMEAHGNSQIVRAYVPLAEMFGYATVLRSASQGRGTFMMVFDHYEDVPKSVQEEIIKKNKGED